ATGGTCTCGTTGTGCACGCGGGCGGTGACGGTGACGGAGGCCTGGCCGTTGGAGTCGTCGAAGGCCCGCACGCCGTCGATGTGAACGACGAGACCGGCGAGGTCTTTGGGACCCATGCAGCCGGCCAAAAGGACGGTGCCGGCGAGGGCGAGGAAGGTGAGGCAGGAGCGCAACGTGGAGGTCATGGTTTGGTGTTAAGAGGGTCCACTATGAACACGAATTGCTCAGAGGTAAAGCGGCGCGCTGGGTCCGAGGGGGAGCCCCGTGAGCATCCAAATGATCAGCAAAATGGTCCATGCGACCATGAAGGCGACGGAGTAGGGCAACATGGTTGCGATGATCGTGCCCATGCCCATCTGCGAATCGTATTTGCGCGCAAAGGTGATGATGAGGGGGAAGTAGGCCATGAGCGGAGTGATCACGTTGGTCACGGAATCACCGACACGGTAGGCGGCCTGCACGAGCTCGGGGGAGAAACCGAGCAACATAAACATGGGCACGAAGATCGGCGCGATGAGAGCCCACTTGGCCGAGGCGCTGCCGACCAACATGTTGATGATGGCGGCGAGGATGACCAAACCGATCATCATCGGGATGGGCCACTGATCGAGGCCGAGCGCTTGGAGGGCGCCGGCGCCTTTGACGGCGAAGATGAGGCCGAGGTTGGTCCAGTTGAAGTAGGCGATGAACTGGGCGGCGAAGAAGGCCAACACGAGGTAGGCGCCGAGGGTGCCCATGGCGTCGTTCATGGCGCCGACTACGTCCTTGTCGGATTTGATGGTTTTGGCGCCGAAGCCATAGGCCAGACCGCTGCCGAACCCGATGGCGAAGAGGAAGGGCACGAGGTAGCTGAAGGGCAGCGAGCGCATCATCAGCTCGGGGTAGGCCGGGTTGCGTAGGAAACCCTCCGCCGGCAGGACGCCGAGGAGGAAGAAGGCAACCGTCAGCACGGCGAACACGGCGGTGAAGAGCAGGCCGCGTTTCTCGGCGGCGGAAAGCGGGATGAGTTCCTCCGGTTTGACGTTGCCGGTGTAGGGACCGAGGCGCGGCTCGACGACCTTGTGGGTGACCCAGGTGCCGGCGCCGACGACGATGAAGGTGGAGATGAAGAGGAAGTAGTAGTTGGCGAGGCCGGTGACGCTGTATTCGGGATTGAGCAGGCGGGCGGCTTCGGTGGACAGGCCGGCGAGGATAACGTCGATGGCGCTGATGAGCAGGTTGGCGGAGAAACCGCCCGACACGCCGGCGAACCCGGCGGCCAGGCCGGCGAGCGGATGGCGACCGACGGCGTGGAAGATGGTGGCGGCGAGTGGGATGAGCAGCACGTAACCGACGTCGGCGCCGAGGTTGGACATGACGCCGGCGAAAACGACGATGGGCGTCACCCAGGTGCGCGGCGTGGTGAGCACGAGGGCACGCACGGCGGCACCGATGAGCCCGGCTTTTTCGGCGACCGCGATGCCGAGCAGGCAGACGATGACGACGCCGAGCGGGTGGAAGTTGACGAAGACGTGGACCGTTTCCTTCACGATCTTCTGGAAGCCCGCGAGGTTGAGCAGGCTCACGGCGGAAATCGTTTCGCCGGTGGCCGGATGGGCGACCGAGAGGTCGACGGCTTGGGCAATCGCCGACGCGATCAACGTGAAGAGCGCGAGGAGGGCGAAGAGGGTGGCGGGTTCGGGGAGGGCGTTGCCCACGCGTTCGACGGTGCCGAGGACGCGGGAGAGCAAGCGGGGCGGCTTGGATTCAGGCATGGGCCGACGAAAAGCGACTTTCATGCCGGGGCGAGCCTAAGTGGGCGGGAACGAACGGATCGTTGCAGAGGCTTGGCGGTGGTGGAGCGGTGCGGCGGTGGCGCCGAGGCTGGAAGCCTCGGCCACGGGGAGCACGGCGGCGAGGTAGAGCGACTGTCACGTAATACGTGACAAGTGCTCAAGTGCGCGGGGAGTTGGTGGTTTGGCGCGAAGCGTGCGGTGCCGAGACTGGAAGCCTCGGCCACGGGGGCTGCCCGGGCTCAGGCGAGGAGGGTGCGCCAGTGGCGGCCGGCGGTTTTGCCTTCGTTGACCTTCACCTCGGCCTGACCTTCGCCACCGACCCATTCGCGGAGGTCCTCGTTGTAGGCGCTGGGCCAGACGGTGTTTTGCGGTTTGATGAAAGCAAAGCGCAGCGGGCCGGTGCTGAAACCGAGATCGAGAATGGCGCCGCCGCCGAAGTAATACCACGGCATGCGAAAGCCGCGCAGTTCGGTGCGGGCGAGGTCGAAGAGCGTGGCCGGTAGGGGGGGCGGGGAGCCGGGTTCCGGGGCGTGGCCACAGGCGGTGAAGAGCTCGGTCAGGCGGGCGTTGGAAAAGGTGCCGGACTCCAGGACGCGGAAGCACAGGCGGTCGGTGGTGGCGTCGTAGGACAGGAGGCCGGGCAGGCTGTGGATCGGGCCGTCAAGCAGCCACGCTTTGCTGTGGTAGGAATCGGACATGCAGGAAAGAGGCGGAGAGCTATTGGACGACGAGTTCGCGGCCGCCGTAGAGGTTGAAGGGGGCCCAGAACTGCGGGTGGCGGTAGCCTTGGAGTTTGCCGGCGATCATGTCGCGTTTGACCTGGGCGATGGCGAGGTCGGAGGGCACCCCCTCGTTGAGGTGCAGCTCGTAGTAGCTGCGCATGAAGTAGACGGTGCTGTAGTCCGAGACGGGCCAGAGCGAGGCGAGCACGTTGTCGGCGCCGGCCTGGAGCAGGGAGCCGGTGAGGCCGACGACGCCTTCGCCGGCGATGATCGCGCCGAGGCCGGTTTCGCAGGCGGAGAAGGTGACCAACTCGGCGCGCAGCGGGAGCTCCACAAACTCGGTGACCTGCAGGCGACCGTCGCGCTCGGCGGGCATGTCGGGGGTGATTTCACCTTCCCAGGATAGCAGGATGCAGGAGAGGTCGGGCATGGTGGGCACGGCCGAGCCATGCACGGCGAAGTGGAGGACGCGGGAGGACTGGAGCTCGCCGCGGGCAGCCATGCCGCGTATGTAAGCTTCGGATACGTTGCGGCCGGTAACGATGCGGGAGTTGGGCAGCAGTTCGCTGAGCAGCTCCACTTCGGCCTTGGTGCCGGCAAGGTTGGTGGCGGGGCCGCGGGCCCAACCGGCGTAGGGGCTGCGGGCGCCTTCGATCTGGGCGGCGCGCACGGCGGTGACGGCTTCGAGCTCGGCTTTGATCTGCGGGGCGGAAGCCATCACCTGATTGTAGGAGGCGGGGTTGTAGACAGCGCCGCCGAAGCCGAGGAAGCTGTGAGCGTAGTCGACGTCGGCGCGCTGGGCGAGTTCGAGGGTGGTGAGCAGCGAGGGGGTGAGAGAAACGGCGTAGTCCTCGACCAGCAGTTTTCCCTGAATGCTGGCCAGCGCATCGAAGGGCACGTAGGCGAGCAGACCGCTGGGCGACACGAGGAGGCGTTGGCGTCCACCGAGAGCGGAAGTCAGCGGTTCGATGAGAGTGAAGTGGAGAATCTTGGCAGTCGTCAGGTAGTGAGGGAAGAGCGACGGGATTTCGGCGGGCTCGCAGTAGATGGTCTCACGGAAATAGGCGACGAGGCCGGCGAGGGTGATCTCGTCGCTGAGGTCGTAGCGGGTGGCGTCGACGTCGCGCTGCTGCGCGGCGAGCACATTGGGTTTGGGGAGAAGGCTGAGCAGCTCAGGCAACTCGGCGAGAGGCAGGCGGATGACCGAGAGGTTTTCGTGGGTGAGGACGAAGGCGACGGGATCGGTGCGGGACCAATCGGCGTTGGCGTAGGAGACGACGGCGATGTCGGCGGGCAGGCGGGACTGGAGGTCTCGCAGGGCGGCGACGCGGTGTTCGGCGGTTTCGATGCCAACCTGCTGGCCGGAGATGGCGTCGCGCAGGTTGCGGGCTTTGAGCGCTTCGCTGGTGGCGAGGGCTTCCCAAGTTTGGTTGTTGCGCAGGTAGGTTTCGAGCAGCCAGCGGTAGTGGTCGGACTGGAGGGCGAGCAGGCGCTGGCGGTCCTCCGGGGTGGCGGTGAGGCGCATTGTCTCCACCAATTGGATACCCATCTCGAGGTGGGAGACGGCTTGGGTGAAGTCGTCCTCCTTCATCGAAATTTCGCCAGCGAGGGCGAGGGTTTCGATATAGAGATCGGGGATCTGTCCGTCCTGGGTGCGGAGCATGGCGCCCATGATGGCGATGCGGGCGCTGAAGAGGTCGTTGCGGGCGAGGGCGAGGCGGCAGAGTCCGAAGAAGGCGAGGACCTGCTCGCGGGGCGCCTCGATCTTGCGCGCGAGTTCGAGGGCGGCGTCGAACTTTTCCTTGGCGTCGGCGGTCTCGCCGAGGCGGCGTTCGGCCTCGGCGTAGAGCAGCATGCTTTGCGCGACGGGCACGTCTCCTTTGCTGACCCAGTCGGCGGCGTCGCGGCGGCGGCTGGAGCGGACGCGACGGAGGTCGGCGGAGAAGGCGTCGCGGGCGAGCTTGCGGGCGTCGTCGAGGTCGTTGAGGCCGAGGCGGCAGGCGGCGCGTTCGCGGTGGAAGGCGGCGATCTCGGCGTAGTCGGTGACGAGTTCCGCCAAAATGGGTTCGGCTTGGTCGTAGCGTTGCAGGGCTCCGGCGAGATCGCCCCAGGCGCGACGGAGGCGGGCGTCGCGCAGATACATCTGCAGGTCCCAAGCGCGCTGGTCGGAGTTGGGGCGGGGGCCGAGGGCGCGAAGGGCGCGCAGGGTCTCGGACGCTTTTACCAAATCGGCGGCGCGCAGGTAGGTCGCGTGAAACACCCCGAGTTCACCCTGGCGGTCGCGGTCCTCGGGGGTGTTGGCTTGGGCGCGGGAGACGGCCTCGAGCGCTTCGGTATGGCGCCCGAGTTGCGACAGCACGGTGGCCTGGCGCAGGCTGGTGGAGTAGCGATCGCGATCGGTCTCGGCCAACTCGAGGGCGCGGGCGTAGTGCTCGGCGGCGCGGGCGAACTGGTTCTGCGACTCGAAGCGATAGCCCTCGGAGAAGGCCTCGGAATGGGGGCGAATCTGGATCTGGGCGGCGGCCGGTGTAAGTAAGCCGGCCACCAAGCAGGCGCCAATGGTGAGGGTGCGGACCAGCGCGAAGCGGGGGCGGGAAAATCGCATGGGGCGGCCCGGCTTACTTCGGCATTTGCGAGTAGGCGTAGCGGGCCCACTCCATGAATTGGGAGTCGTTCTTTTTGGCCGGGTCGACCTGCATCCACATGTTGGCGATGCCCACGGTGAGCTTCCAGTCCTTCAGTTGGTATGCGAGGGAGAAGGCGTTGGGCAGGATCTCGAGTTGTTGATCCTTGGTGCGGCAAATATCGAGGGCCTTGAGGTTAAGATCGAGCGCGGCGCGCTGTTGGCCCGCCTTGGTTTTTTGGTAGGCAATGATGGTGTGGGCATCGATGCGCAGACCGGTGTGCGGGCGGTTCTTGGGACGGATGAGATCGATCTCATCGATGGCGGCGAGGGTCTCGGTGAGGTTGCCGGCTTTGCGGGCGCGTTGCATGCGTTGCCACTGGTAGAGGTAGCGCAAGTCGCTGGAGGAGGGGTATACCTGGATGCCTTCGTCGAGGAGACGGTTGGCGTCGTCGAGGCGGTCGAGATTCAGGAGGGCGGTGACGGTGCCGTAGTAAACCGACATCGTGGTGAAGCCGTCTTCGATGGCCTCAAGGCCCAGCTCCGCGGCGGTCGCTTCTTCGTCGGCCTTGTTGTGGTTGCGAATGCGTTCGGCGATATTGCTGGCAACGGAGTTGACCAAGGTGCTGCGGCGGCCGAGTTGGTCGATCAAGTCGCCTTGTTCGGCGAGAGCCTGGCGGGCGAAGGTCTCGCGCTCGTCATCCTCGAAGTCGTAGAGCTGGCGGAGTGTGTCGATGGCGGGGCGCAGCGTGCGCTCGGTTTCGATGGCGGCGGCGAGCGCCTCGGAGTCGATGACCGGGTCGCGGCCCATGATGGTGGCAAGGTGTTCGCCGGTGGCGACATTCCAGCGGTGGAGGTCCTCCGCGCCGAGGGCGGCGGTGACCAGAACGTCGCCGGCGAGGCCGACGGCGACTCCGGCGGGGCCGGTGGGCACGACGAAGCGTTGTTGTAGTTCGAGCGTATCGTAATTCCAGATACGAATCACACCGTTGCGGGCGGCGGCGAGGACGCGCGGCTCGTCACCGGGCAGGAAGGTAACGAAGGTGTAGGGCTGGTTATCGATGGTGAGCTGACGGCGGTTTTCCTCGTCGCTGCCGCGCTCGTAGACGACCACCTCGCCGGTATCGAGGCAGAAGGCGAAGTGGCTGGCGTCGTCGTCGAAGGCGATGTCGGTGACGGGGCCGCGGAAGGCTTGGAAGTAGAACTTGGAAGTGAGTTTGGTGTCATCGCTCATGTCGGGCGGAAGGCCGATCATGACGACGCCATGGTAGGGCTTTTCGCCGTTGCCGAGGTTGTCGGTGCCGGAGAAGCCGTAAGCGGCGTGGAGGCCGTCGCGGGACATGGCGGCCGACGTGATGTTACTGGCGCCGCGCCCGGTGATCTTGGTGTCGAGGTTACCGCGGGTGAAGCCCGGGATGTGGGCCCAGCCCTGGACAAAGCGGTCGACGGTGGCGGCGGTATCGATGGCGCCGGTCAGGTTGGCGCTGGCGGTGTTGTCGCGCAGGTAGGGCTCACCTTCGTCGGCCACGTCCCAACGGAAGAGGCCCTTGGTGGTGAAGGCCATCAGCCGGCCTTCGAAGTCGAAGGCCATGCCGCGCACTTCACCCTCGAGGGTCTGTGTGCCGATGATCGCGTCGTCGGCAGCGGAGCGTATGACGACGGTTTGCAGGTCACTGCAATAGGCATAACGTTCGCCATCGTAACTCACGGCGAGATCGTTGCTGGCAAGGTCGAGTGAGTTGGCCGTGGCGTCGCCGAACCAGCGGGCGAAGCATGCCTGCCAGTCGATCAGGCGGAAGGCGGCGTCGGAGTCACGTTCGCGGCGGACGAGTTCCTGGTGGAGCACGAAGAGTAGACGCCCGCGGTTGTTTGGATCCAAGTCAGGCGAGAGCCCACTGAGTTCACCCTCGATTTGGACGTTGGACATGTTCGCGAGCGAATCACCGAACTCCTGCAGCAGTTCCAGGAGCTTGTCGCGCAGGGCGGCGATTTCGGAGGGGGAGCGACCGTCTTTGCGCAACGGAATGAAGTAGTGCTCGGCGATCAGGCCAAGGCCCTCGTCGATGCTGGCGGATTCGGCGATGAACCGCTCGTCGCGTTCGAGCGGAGTGAGGCCGCGACCGCTGACCCAGTTTTTATCGGTTAGATTGAGGCCTTGGAAAAAGAAGATGTTGGGGCCGCCGGCGGCGACGATGCGGGCGGTGATCGCTTCATGGAGATCGCGGAGGGTGGGTTTAAAGTCCTCTGCCTGCTCCATGAGGGTGACCGTCTTAGCCCCGGCCATCATGCGTGCCATGGGGTTGGCGCGGTTGGCTTGCTCCTGGTATTTGGCGCCTTCGGTGAGAGGAGCGATGGCGGCTTCGAAGAGGGCGATGAGGTTCTTATGATACTCTTGGATATCCGCGCCGAACTCCTCGACCTGATCGGCTTCGTCGTCGCGGTCATCGAGGAAGGCCTCGATGCGGTCCATCGCGTCGTTGAGCTGCGGGATGGACATCTCAATGATCATCGTCGGCAGGTCGGAGTTGGCCGCGCGGAAGGCGGCGATGTCGGCCTGCAGGTCGCGCCAATAGACGACTTCGGTGGCGGTGGCGGGTTCAACGTCCGCAGCGGCGAGGCGGGGGAGGGAGAGGGGCAACAGGAACAGCGCGGCGAGCGCGAGCAGGGGTAGGCGCAGGGGCAAGGGTAGGCGTGGGCGCGAGAAAGCGGTCGAGCGGATCATGCCGCCGAGAATAGCGGCGGGCGGGTTTTATGAGGATACGCCAACTTGCGTAGATGGCGGAGCGTGGCAGGGCGGGTGCGCGGTGGGGCGGGGCGCGGTTAGGTGCGTCGGTGGGGTGCCGAGGCTGGTAGCCTCGGCCACGGGGGCGGCGGCGGGGAAGGCGGACGAACAACTGTCACGTATTACGTGACAGTTGTGACGAGGAGGCGTCTGCGGAAGTGTCACGTATTACGTGACAGGTGTTCGGGGGCGGCGGGGTGTTGGGCGGAGGGGCAGGCGAGGCCACGTTGTCACTGCGCTCCAACGCAGCTACGAGGGGGCGGTGGAGTGGGTAGCTGCGCTTGAGCTGTAGGCGAAAGCGTGGCCGCAGGCGGAGGGGCAGGGGCGGCTCGACACGAGGTCGAGCCCTACAGGATCAGATCCTCAGTGGTGGGGGATTTCGATCATGAGGGGGATGACGGTGCCGGCGGTCTTATCCGTTAGACTAAAGGCGATGCGGTCGGGGGCCTTTTCGATGAACTCGTCGGCGACGATGCGGCGGCCGAGGGCTTGGTGAATTTTGAGCGAGAGCGTGCCGTTGTTGGCATTCATCGCGGTGACCAGCGCGTCGAGATCGAGTCGTTCCTCGGAGTAGAGCAGCAGCAGGTAGTCGGTGCCGGGTGTCGTGTCCATGCGCACGACTTTGCGCTCGGAGGGGAAGGCGATGGTGGAGTCGGGGCCGATGAGCGGCGACATGTTGTCGGCGAAGGGCAGGATCTGGGTGATCTCGCCGGTGAGGTCGGTGGCGAAGGCGTAGAGGTAGGCCTGGGTGGAGGTCTTGACGTAAAACCGGAAGCGCGTGCCGGAGGCGTAGGAGCGTTCGAGGCGGTAGCCGAGGTAGCGGGTCTGCGTTTCGCCTTCGGCCAGCGGCGGGGCGAGGCGGGCGCGCATGGGCGTGCCGTCGCGTTCCTCAAAACGCATTTCGCCGGCGAGCAGCGGCGGCAGGGTGCCGACGGGGTTGTCGGGCGTGACGTTGTAGGGCTGACGCTCGGGGCGTTTGCCGTAGGCCTGCATGGCCATGAAGACGTTGCGGTTGAAGTCGGCGTAGGGGATCCAAACAAAACCTTGGTCGCCCCACTTGGTGCCCCAACTGTTCATGACGCGCATGGCGCCGCCAAATTTGGTGTCGTCGTAACCCACCACGACCATGGCGTGGCGGCCGTGTTGGCCGGTGGCGCCGGCATCGGTGTCGAGTTCGTTCCAGGTGACCCCGGCGCGATAGAAACTCTGCTGCACGATGAAGCCGATGAGCACGGGGCTGCCTTCGGAGAGCGACTTCTTGATGGCGAGGAGTTTGAAGGGATCGTCCTGCGGCAGATCGGAGGCGAAGAGGATCTGGTAGTCGACGATGGGAAACTCGGTCGCCTTGCGCACGGCGTCGGTGTTGATGGTGGCGCCGCAGCTGTAGGGAACATATGAATACGGCGGCACGCCGCTGGTGCGCAGCAGCTCCAGCGCGTTGACGATGCTGGTGCCGGACTTGCAGTCGGGCGCGGCGTCGGGCGACTTGATTTTCTCGTAAACAAAACTGGGGGAGAAGACGAGGCGGTCGAGCTGGGGGCGGTTGGTGATGCCGCGCTCGATGCCGTGCAACATGGTGCGGGCGTGGTAGGCGACGGCCCAGGCGGTGCAGGTGGAGTAGGGGCCCTGGTTGCCGGGCGTGGGCGTGAACTGTTCGAGGGACGCGGCGCGCGGCAGGTTGGCGTAGGTGTCGGCGGTGACCGGGGCCTTGTAGGGCACGGCGCGGTAGGCGGCCTCGTCGAATTCCAGGCCGGTGCCGGGCAGCGTGTCGAGGGGCGGACCGTAGGCGTCGTCGTCGATGGGCGCGGGCTGCGCGAAGAGGCGCAGCGTGACGCTGATGGCGAGGAGCGAGAGCAGAAAGGAGCGACGGAACAACATAGGTAAATCAGTTGGTGGCGGCAGGCACGATGGTGAGCGGGAAGTCCTGGCCGTAGCCGTAGGTGACCGGGTATTGGGCCTCGCCCTTGGTGGCGGCGGTGACTTCGGGCACAGTGGCTTCGAGGTAGGCTTTGAGTTCGTTGACGGTGACGATGCCGTCGCCGGCGTCGGCGGCGCCGTTGAGCGCGTCGAGGAGGACCTTGGTGAAGGCGCCGTGGCCGAGCTCGGCAAACTCGGTGGCGAACTGTTCGCTGGCGGTGGCGGTGAGCCAGTGCGTGCCGGTGGAGCGGGCGAGTTGGGCGATGGCGCGCTCCTCCACAGCGCCGCGGGTGGCGAGGGCTTTGAGCGCGCCGGCGGACTGGCAGGCGTCGAGAATGAAGAGCTGTTTCTGGGCAGCGATGTCGCGGGAGTAGGCGAGGAGTTGGCTGCCGGGGATGCCGAGTTGGCGGAGCAGACGGCGTTCGCCGTAGAGCTGGGTGATCTCGTGGGGCGCGAGGTAAAACTCCGGATCGTCGTCCTGCGACATCACGCCGTGGCCGGCGTAGTAGAACACAAACACATCGCGCGGGCCGGCCTCGCGGCGGACGGTCTCGAGGGTGGCGAGGATGTTCTCGCGGGTGGCCTCGGCGTCGTAGAGCGCGTAGTGGTGGGCGCGGGTGAAGAGTTGGCCGAGGCGTTCCTCCAACACGGTGGCGACGGCGGTGGCGTCGGCGCGGGCGTAGTTCAGGTTGTAGGCAGGATTCTGATACGTGTTGATGCCGACGGTGACGACGTGCAGGGCGATGCCGGCGGTGTCGTCGACGGGCGCGGTGGCGCCGGAATACACGATCACCTCATCGGGCACGGACTCGGTGCCCTGCGCATTGATGGCGACGGCGCGGAAACGGTTTTTGCCCGGCGTGAGGGTGAAGGTGTGGGTGGCGGATTTGGTGAAGGTTTGAGCGTCCGCGGGCGGGGCGTCCTCGTCGTCCTCGACGAAGAGACCGCGGGTGGCGCCGGCACCGGCGACGAGTTTGCCGTTGTGGTAAACACGCAGGTCGGTGACGGCGGCGCCCTCACAGGAGGCGTCGAGCTGGAGCGTGACCTCGGGCGTGGGGATTTCGAAGGACTCAAATTCGTCCTCGACCGTGAGGCCGCGGGTGGAGGGGCCGGCGACGCGGAGAGTGAGTTTGGGCGCGTGGCGCAGGGCGTTGAGGGGGATGGCGGGGCGAGGGGCGAGGCCTTTGACGAGGGAGCCGAGGAGGCGGGGTCGGTAGAACTCGTCGAAGTAGGATTCGAGCGGCGTGATCTGGTTGCCGACGGCGAACTTGAGGTCGCGTTGCAGGGAGGTCTCGGAAGCGAAGAGCCCGGTGGCGGGATGGCGCACGAGCCATTTTTGCGGCGACTCGAAGAGGTGGATCTCGGCGATGTTTTCCGCCTGTGACAGGTCGTAGAGGCGCAGGGCTTCGTCGCGGGTGGAGGTGGTGAGCAGGAAGCGGTCGGAGCCGATGAAGGTGAGGTCGTCTACGGGGTGTTCGACCTGAATCGATTGCACGGTCTCGCCGGAGGGCAGGGCGACGGTGGTGAGGCGGCCGCGGGCGTAGGTGGCGAGGAGGGATCCGGCGGCGTTGTAGGTGAGGCGTGTATCGGGATCGTAACTACCGCGGTGGGGGTTGATGCCGGCGGAGTTCTCGCCGGTCTCCGCGTAGACCAACTGGAAACCGGCCGCGAGCAGGCTGTCGTCGGGCGGGAAGGCGTAAGGGCCGGAGAGCCCGCGACGGGTCCAACGGAGATCGCCGGTGGGGAGGTTGTAGAAGTGGGTGGTCGTCTCGACGATGCCGCTGGTGGTTTTGGTGGCGAAGCTGAACACGAGGCCAGTGCCGTCGGGCGCGAAGGTCAGGTGGGGCGTGGTGAACTGGTGCTGGGTGTGGGCGTGGCCGTCGTAGAAGGTGTGGCGTTGCTCGCCGCTGGTCAGGTCGACGACCTGCACGGCGTTGCCATGGTGCAGGGCGATCAAGGTGCCGCTGCGATCGATGGTGCTGGCGAGGACGGGGTTGAAGCGCCCGTAGTTGCCATCGTCGCGCCGGTAGTTGGCGTGACCGAGTCCGCGCGCGGCGTAGGGCGCGGTGGTGTCGGTGGGGTTGGCCGGCGCGGCGACGGCGGCAGGGCCGGTGAGCACGACGTTCCACGCGTCGGTGTTGCGGTGGTAGAACGGCACGAGACCGCCGACGTCGGCGCGGTCGTAGCGGATGGGGGTGGAGTGCACGCCGGCCTCGTTGAAGGTGACGCGACGCAGTTCGGAGCCGCGTTGCACGATGAAATCAAAGTCGTCGGGGCGGGCGGTGAGTTGGGTGGGTTTAAACACCTCGGGATTCCACGGACCGAAGGAAACGCCGCTGGTGAGGTTGAAGCGTTCGAGGTGGGTGGAGAGCACCTCGCGGTTGACGCCGACGGTGCGCGACAAGGTGGCAAAGGCGGAGTCGGGGCTGGCGGGGCGATCGAAAACAAAGGCATCGAAGCGGCGGCCGGGAGCGGTGAGCAGCGCGGAGGAACGGCCGGTGGCGAAATCGAAAAGGGTGGTGCCGTTGCTCTGGTGGATGCGCAGCGGGTCGCCGAGCTGGGCGGGGAAGCGGAGGTAGGGCTCGTGCGGGGTGGAGAGACGGAGGAGCTCGATGGAGACGTTGATCGACGTGGCGAGGGCGGCGAAGCGCGCGATGCCATTGGTGTAGTTGGCGGTGAGCACCTGGCCGGAAGGCATCAGGCCCTGCGGGTGTTTGTCGCTCGGCACGGTGGCGACGACCTTGGCGGAGGACGGGGCGACGATCGCGAACGGCACCTCGCCGAGGAAGTGGAAGCCGACGAGGGTGCCCTCGGCGTTGACGGTGAGGCCATTGGCGGGATGAAAACGCAGTGCGGTGTCGGCCGGGTGGGTGTTGTAGAGATTGATGGTCTCGCTGGTGAAACGCAGCGGATCGCCGACCTGCAGTCGGGCGAGATGGACCAGACGCGGATTGGCGGATTTGATCTCGGCGGCGAACAGCGTGTTGGTCGGGCGGTGGAAGCGTTTGGTGGAGCTGGTGCTGGCGTAGGTTGAGGTGAAGGACTCGTCGTCCGGCAGGTTGGGGTAGTGCCGGAGCTCGGAGCCCACCTGCACCAGCAGGCCGTGACCATCGGCGGTGAAGGCGGCGAAATGGATCTCCTTGTTACGGTCGGCTTCGAGGGTGAAGACGGTGACGCGCTCGGCACGGTTCCACAGGCGCAGGAACTGGCGGTCGGCGGTCAGCAGATAGTCTCCGTCGACCGAGCGGTCGAGGTGCTCGATCGGCAGGGCATGTAGCTCCGGGGAGATCAGGCGCGGCGGCGGAGGCGGCGGGGTTTCCGCGACGGCGGGAACGGTGGCCGGGTCCGGCTCCTGGAGGAGCTGCTCGTATTGGGCAAAGCATGACAGGCTCGTCGCGAGGCACAGGGCGGCGAGCGTGGATGGGAAAAACGGGCGGCGGCTCATGGGAGGAGGGCGATGGGGAAGTCTTGCCCGTAGCCGTAGCTGGACGGGTATTGCGGGGCGCCCTTGTGGCGCTGGCTGACGGCGGGGAGCTCTGATTCGAGGAAGGCCTTGAGCTCGTTGACGGTGACGCGTTTGTCGCCGGTATCGGCGCGGCCGTTGAGGGCTTCGAGCAAGGTGTGGGTGAAGGCGCCGTGACCGAGGTCGGCAAACTCGGTGGCGAACTGGTCGGCGGAGGCGGCGGTGATCCAGTGGGTGCCGGTGGCGCGGGCGAGTTGGGCGAGGGCCTTTTCCTGCGAAGCGCCGCGTTGGGCGAAGGTTTCGAGGGCGCCGCCGGAGTTGCAGGCGTCGAGGATGAAGAGCTGCTTGCGCGCGGCGATGGAGGCGGAGAGCTGGCGCAGGGTGTCGGCCGAGATGCCGTTGGCGGAAAGGCTTTGGCTGGCTCCGTAGATGCGGGTCACGTCGTGGGGCACGAGGTAGAACTGGCGGTCCTCCTTGGCCATCACGCCGTGGCCGGCGAAGTAGAAGATGAAGGCGTCCTGCGGGCGGGCGTCGGCTTGGATGCGGGAAAAGGCGGCGAGGA
This portion of the Actomonas aquatica genome encodes:
- a CDS encoding AbgT family transporter, with product MPESKPPRLLSRVLGTVERVGNALPEPATLFALLALFTLIASAIAQAVDLSVAHPATGETISAVSLLNLAGFQKIVKETVHVFVNFHPLGVVIVCLLGIAVAEKAGLIGAAVRALVLTTPRTWVTPIVVFAGVMSNLGADVGYVLLIPLAATIFHAVGRHPLAGLAAGFAGVSGGFSANLLISAIDVILAGLSTEAARLLNPEYSVTGLANYYFLFISTFIVVGAGTWVTHKVVEPRLGPYTGNVKPEELIPLSAAEKRGLLFTAVFAVLTVAFFLLGVLPAEGFLRNPAYPELMMRSLPFSYLVPFLFAIGFGSGLAYGFGAKTIKSDKDVVGAMNDAMGTLGAYLVLAFFAAQFIAYFNWTNLGLIFAVKGAGALQALGLDQWPIPMMIGLVILAAIINMLVGSASAKWALIAPIFVPMFMLLGFSPELVQAAYRVGDSVTNVITPLMAYFPLIITFARKYDSQMGMGTIIATMLPYSVAFMVAWTILLIIWMLTGLPLGPSAPLYL
- a CDS encoding CHAT domain-containing protein, with the translated sequence MRFSRPRFALVRTLTIGACLVAGLLTPAAAQIQIRPHSEAFSEGYRFESQNQFARAAEHYARALELAETDRDRYSTSLRQATVLSQLGRHTEALEAVSRAQANTPEDRDRQGELGVFHATYLRAADLVKASETLRALRALGPRPNSDQRAWDLQMYLRDARLRRAWGDLAGALQRYDQAEPILAELVTDYAEIAAFHRERAACRLGLNDLDDARKLARDAFSADLRRVRSSRRRDAADWVSKGDVPVAQSMLLYAEAERRLGETADAKEKFDAALELARKIEAPREQVLAFFGLCRLALARNDLFSARIAIMGAMLRTQDGQIPDLYIETLALAGEISMKEDDFTQAVSHLEMGIQLVETMRLTATPEDRQRLLALQSDHYRWLLETYLRNNQTWEALATSEALKARNLRDAISGQQVGIETAEHRVAALRDLQSRLPADIAVVSYANADWSRTDPVAFVLTHENLSVIRLPLAELPELLSLLPKPNVLAAQQRDVDATRYDLSDEITLAGLVAYFRETIYCEPAEIPSLFPHYLTTAKILHFTLIEPLTSALGGRQRLLVSPSGLLAYVPFDALASIQGKLLVEDYAVSLTPSLLTTLELAQRADVDYAHSFLGFGGAVYNPASYNQVMASAPQIKAELEAVTAVRAAQIEGARSPYAGWARGPATNLAGTKAEVELLSELLPNSRIVTGRNVSEAYIRGMAARGELQSSRVLHFAVHGSAVPTMPDLSCILLSWEGEITPDMPAERDGRLQVTEFVELPLRAELVTFSACETGLGAIIAGEGVVGLTGSLLQAGADNVLASLWPVSDYSTVYFMRSYYELHLNEGVPSDLAIAQVKRDMIAGKLQGYRHPQFWAPFNLYGGRELVVQ